In the bacterium genome, one interval contains:
- the atpD gene encoding F0F1 ATP synthase subunit beta, whose translation MRTGKIKQILGPVVDIKFETDDLPPIYNAVKIKREKASAVALEQELVVEVAQHLGDNTVRTIAMDYTDGIKRGLEATDTGYPIRVPVGEATLGRVMGPWGEPLDNLGSIEASEHSPIHKPSPTFDDQEVIREPFETGLKAVDLLAPFAKGGKVGLFGGAGVGKTVLVMELIRNVATEHGGVSVFAGVGERTREGNDLWLEMKESGVIAKTALVYGQMQESPGARFRVALSGLTVAEYFRDKKNQDVLLFIDNIFRFVQAGSEVSALLGRMPSAVGYQSTLGTDMGALQERITSTKKGSITSVQAIYVPADDLTDPAPATTFSHLDATIVLSRQIAELGIYPAIDPLDSTSRILDPRILGEEHYKTTRAVQQVLQRYKDLQDIIAILGMDELSEEDKMTVYRARKIQKFLSQPFFVAEVFTGRPGKYVSVKETVRGFKEIVEGKYDDIPEACFYMVGGIDEVLEKAQLLEKEK comes from the coding sequence ATGCGAACAGGGAAAATAAAACAAATATTAGGGCCAGTAGTAGATATCAAATTTGAGACAGATGATTTACCCCCTATTTACAACGCGGTCAAAATCAAAAGGGAAAAGGCAAGTGCTGTTGCTTTAGAGCAAGAATTAGTCGTGGAAGTAGCACAACATCTGGGCGATAATACGGTCAGAACGATTGCTATGGATTATACCGATGGGATAAAAAGAGGATTGGAGGCAACCGATACAGGTTATCCGATTAGAGTCCCGGTTGGAGAAGCCACTTTAGGTCGGGTAATGGGGCCGTGGGGTGAACCTCTGGATAATTTAGGCTCCATAGAAGCATCAGAACATTCACCCATTCATAAACCATCACCCACATTTGACGACCAGGAGGTAATTCGTGAACCATTTGAGACAGGATTAAAGGCAGTAGATTTATTAGCACCTTTTGCTAAAGGAGGAAAGGTTGGATTATTTGGTGGTGCAGGTGTGGGGAAAACGGTTTTAGTTATGGAATTAATTCGTAATGTCGCGACCGAGCATGGCGGTGTCTCAGTATTTGCTGGCGTAGGGGAACGAACACGCGAAGGGAATGACCTCTGGTTAGAAATGAAAGAATCAGGCGTGATTGCCAAAACTGCACTTGTCTATGGTCAAATGCAAGAATCACCCGGCGCCCGATTCCGTGTTGCATTGAGTGGATTAACGGTTGCCGAATATTTTAGAGACAAAAAGAATCAAGATGTGCTGTTATTTATTGATAATATATTCCGATTTGTGCAAGCCGGTTCGGAAGTATCAGCCCTTTTAGGTCGAATGCCTTCGGCGGTTGGTTATCAATCGACCCTCGGTACAGATATGGGCGCCTTACAAGAAAGAATTACCTCAACCAAAAAAGGCTCTATCACCTCAGTTCAGGCAATATATGTTCCGGCAGATGATTTAACCGACCCTGCCCCGGCAACTACATTTTCTCACCTTGATGCAACTATTGTTTTATCGCGACAAATAGCAGAATTAGGCATATATCCGGCAATTGACCCATTAGATTCTACATCCAGAATACTTGACCCAAGAATATTAGGCGAGGAACATTATAAAACAACTCGCGCCGTTCAACAAGTTCTTCAACGATACAAAGACTTGCAGGATATTATCGCTATCTTAGGTATGGATGAATTAAGTGAAGAGGATAAAATGACGGTGTATCGTGCCAGAAAAATACAAAAATTCTTATCTCAACCATTCTTTGTTGCAGAGGTATTTACCGGAAGGCCAGGGAAATATGTTAGTGTCAAAGAGACTGTGCGTGGGTTTAAAGAGATTGTTGAAGGAAAGTATGATGACATCCCGGAGGCGTGTTTTTATATGGTTGGTGGGATAGATGAGGTATTAGAAAAGGCTCAATTGTTAGAAAAGGAAAAATAG
- the atpC gene encoding ATP synthase F1 subunit epsilon — protein sequence MIKFKLITPEKLILEGDANSITCPGSLGEFGVLPSHAPLLTMLGSGRLQINLEKEQKKFEIKNGFSEVLPDKVIILADKIESEQ from the coding sequence ATGATAAAGTTTAAACTGATTACCCCAGAAAAATTAATTTTAGAAGGTGACGCAAATTCAATTACCTGCCCGGGGAGTTTAGGAGAATTTGGGGTTTTACCTTCCCACGCACCCCTTCTAACAATGCTTGGCAGCGGTAGATTACAAATTAATCTTGAAAAAGAACAAAAAAAGTTTGAAATCAAAAATGGGTTTTCCGAAGTCTTACCAGATAAAGTTATTATCTTAGCCGATAAGATAGAAAGTGAACAGTGA
- a CDS encoding tetratricopeptide repeat protein, translated as MRNLIYFIFICLMCAGCVHLSNKQISPPTISDAYTYFSLGVLYDQENKIKEAIEEYKKADKIQPNAAIKSSLATDYFILGNLSQAKKYAREAINFDPECIQAHFTLGKIYVGEKKYSKALKEFTYVVELDPNDGAAHYSLGFLNAHFKNYQQAIKSYTKAIELEPNFPLAYLELSDIYLRAGMLDKAISTLEKTVSLLPQDSEIYFTLATLYEEKGLIENAKMFYQKGLILEPDNLEVRRRLVLLHLSNDELKPAIEQLKIVLQNDPDDGKSHFLLGLAYEKEKDFKKAIIEFEKAIELNKKFYEAYIRLCYLYSVEEQYDLAIKTIHQTLKRQPQNSKLYLLLGMIYNDKSNYQMAIPAFKKAVKLDPKDEMAYFHLGVAYDNVEMIDKAIDCFYQCIKLNPQNANAYNYIGYLYAERGIHLDEAINLIKKALEIKPNNGTYIDSLGWAYFQSGRLDEALIEMEKAYELINDDPIICEHLGDVYYARNMKEKAIELWNKSKELGNQDEKILEKLKSISNSSATK; from the coding sequence ATGAGGAATCTAATTTATTTTATATTTATCTGCCTTATGTGTGCGGGTTGTGTCCATCTATCTAACAAACAGATTTCACCACCTACAATCTCCGATGCCTACACATATTTTAGTTTAGGTGTTCTGTATGACCAGGAGAACAAGATAAAAGAAGCGATTGAAGAATACAAGAAGGCAGATAAAATCCAGCCCAATGCGGCAATCAAAAGTAGTTTAGCCACAGATTATTTTATTCTTGGGAATTTATCTCAGGCAAAAAAATATGCGAGAGAGGCTATCAACTTTGACCCTGAATGCATCCAGGCTCACTTTACCTTAGGGAAAATATATGTTGGGGAAAAGAAATATTCGAAGGCATTGAAAGAGTTCACTTATGTAGTAGAATTAGACCCAAATGACGGCGCCGCACATTATTCCCTGGGATTTTTAAATGCCCATTTTAAAAATTATCAGCAGGCAATTAAATCTTATACAAAAGCGATAGAATTAGAACCAAATTTCCCACTTGCTTACTTAGAATTAAGTGATATTTATCTTAGAGCAGGGATGTTGGATAAGGCTATTTCTACATTAGAGAAAACTGTCAGTCTGCTACCTCAGGATAGTGAAATTTATTTTACATTAGCCACTCTATACGAAGAAAAAGGACTAATAGAAAATGCCAAAATGTTCTATCAAAAAGGACTAATACTTGAACCAGATAATTTAGAGGTGCGACGCAGACTTGTTTTACTCCATCTGTCAAACGATGAATTAAAACCCGCTATTGAGCAGCTAAAGATTGTTTTACAAAATGACCCGGATGATGGGAAGTCGCATTTTTTATTAGGATTAGCCTACGAAAAGGAAAAGGATTTCAAAAAGGCGATTATCGAGTTTGAAAAGGCAATCGAACTTAATAAAAAATTTTATGAGGCTTATATTCGATTATGTTATTTATACAGTGTCGAAGAACAATATGATTTAGCCATTAAAACTATTCATCAGACACTTAAAAGACAACCACAAAATTCAAAATTATATCTCCTGTTAGGGATGATTTATAATGACAAAAGCAACTATCAAATGGCTATTCCTGCTTTTAAGAAGGCAGTTAAATTAGACCCAAAAGATGAGATGGCTTATTTCCATTTAGGGGTAGCCTATGACAATGTGGAGATGATAGATAAAGCCATTGACTGTTTTTATCAATGTATTAAATTAAATCCACAAAATGCAAACGCCTATAACTATATTGGCTATTTATATGCTGAGAGGGGTATTCATCTGGATGAGGCAATTAATCTAATTAAAAAGGCGTTAGAGATAAAACCAAACAATGGCACCTATATTGATAGTTTAGGCTGGGCTTATTTTCAATCTGGTAGATTAGATGAAGCATTAATTGAAATGGAAAAGGCTTATGAGTTAATTAATGATGACCCAATCATTTGTGAACATTTAGGTGATGTCTATTATGCCAGGAATATGAAAGAAAAGGCAATAGAATTATGGAACAAATCTAAGGAATTAGGCAATCAAGATGAAAAGATTTTGGAGAAATTAAAAAGTATTAGTAATTCTTCAGCCACCAAGTAA
- a CDS encoding GAF domain-containing protein gives MLNDSQQNACKKLVQNLGINTAIIEDIEGSPILLISDEPHLLHLCDRFFESQECPLKKEIRDEIREKGESKKCQLGLLHMGASISINGKDVAIIFTPAWRLSEGIPYEKLNERIKELSEEKKKDFIEKYRNIPLIYSVEEIKNKIRIIGNAVEQVIKSEELSKINEILSKISSERFDWKELITTIQDKAKEITKAERSCILLIDKVSGKINREIHCSQFEEKKKTHCEKHVSPEEGAIGYVFTTGEPLLINNTDERNNWPEEWKKWEFSDDTKSFLNIPLNQNGETIGVIHVASSNKNTFNQLHLQTLSSFAGEAVVALRNANLFKILSSLEEIGRALSSQLKLDKLLESIGSKAKEVLGVDVIVIYTYNQQTNEFNLEFVDGVIGEPSKLVGPIFPETSVKLKAIREGEPYFASDSEHDSIMGGGFVKREGIKSSAAFPLKVEDKIIGVMFVNYRINRSFSEEEKTIHRLFALQSAVAIRNAHLFKERDSQRQKTDLLSRISIQVQTEDDLDKMLYIILTAITIKEGLSFNRAMLFLHDEYTNSLKGKMAIGPVTNEEAKEIWKETIQQITFNKCILTYESTKEIFLNTPINIMVRRISIPLGIKSIFSESLSDGKSRNIKNAEEECADAIGLMGGLLGNAFAIVPLIVKGKEIGLIVADRKYDRRVITPFDLDMLSTFANQVEIAIEKKRLFDEITSRIKNLDELYKTMSKMGRPSSLDEFLESMCTLIVKTIRANCSIYLYKEDKLILQIYDGIDKQILIRKEFNIGEGIPGTVATQGLIMGDTFIGVSIKRCDEFFGVLVVDKPFYERFQPFKEDEKNFLQIIGEYITLNMTNFALIQRLEEETRVKSEILHHLSHTIRSPLGVLEMYSQKLLEGRVKKDKMDNYLKTISDKAKECLEISENLVNTSLIEGGKIEITKEEFDISSLINEICDRLSESLKERELNIEKNIPSSIKIIGDKIKIGTSIYNIINNAIKFSKEQEKIGINLHEDRDIIKVEIINYGPIISDEEKERIFEKFYQGKPEKDQMPKGGMGLGLFIAQFYIKLHNGRIRIESKPDGGTRFIIILPKNGGIE, from the coding sequence ATGTTAAACGATTCCCAACAAAATGCATGTAAAAAACTGGTTCAGAATTTAGGCATCAATACAGCAATTATTGAAGACATAGAAGGAAGTCCTATCTTGCTGATAAGCGATGAACCTCACCTTTTACATCTTTGTGATAGATTTTTTGAATCCCAAGAGTGTCCATTAAAAAAGGAAATCCGGGATGAGATAAGAGAAAAAGGTGAGTCAAAAAAATGTCAACTTGGATTGTTGCATATGGGTGCATCTATATCCATAAATGGCAAGGATGTAGCAATTATTTTTACCCCTGCTTGGCGATTATCAGAGGGAATTCCTTATGAAAAACTTAATGAAAGGATTAAAGAGTTATCAGAAGAGAAAAAAAAGGATTTTATTGAGAAATACAGAAATATTCCGTTAATATATAGTGTTGAAGAAATTAAGAATAAAATAAGGATTATAGGAAATGCAGTAGAACAAGTTATAAAATCAGAAGAACTATCCAAAATAAATGAAATTCTCTCAAAGATAAGCTCTGAGAGATTTGATTGGAAAGAGCTTATAACCACAATACAAGATAAGGCTAAAGAAATTACCAAAGCAGAAAGAAGTTGTATATTGTTGATAGACAAGGTCTCTGGAAAGATAAACCGAGAGATTCATTGTAGTCAATTTGAGGAAAAGAAAAAGACTCATTGTGAAAAGCATGTAAGTCCTGAAGAAGGGGCAATTGGTTATGTATTTACAACAGGTGAACCCCTTTTAATCAATAATACTGATGAAAGAAATAACTGGCCTGAAGAATGGAAGAAATGGGAGTTTTCAGATGATACCAAATCATTCCTTAATATTCCTTTAAATCAAAATGGAGAAACAATTGGAGTAATTCATGTAGCAAGTAGCAATAAAAACACATTCAACCAATTGCACCTGCAAACATTGAGTTCCTTTGCAGGAGAAGCAGTTGTAGCACTCAGAAATGCCAATTTATTCAAAATATTGAGTTCACTTGAAGAGATAGGTCGTGCCCTTTCATCCCAACTTAAATTGGATAAGTTATTGGAATCAATTGGAAGTAAAGCAAAAGAGGTTCTTGGTGTAGATGTTATTGTTATATACACATATAATCAACAGACCAATGAGTTCAATCTGGAGTTTGTAGATGGTGTAATAGGAGAACCTTCTAAATTAGTTGGTCCAATATTCCCAGAAACAAGCGTTAAACTAAAGGCAATTAGGGAGGGAGAACCATATTTTGCCTCTGATTCTGAACATGACTCTATTATGGGAGGAGGTTTTGTTAAAAGGGAAGGGATAAAATCATCAGCGGCATTTCCTTTAAAGGTTGAAGATAAAATAATTGGAGTTATGTTTGTCAATTATAGAATTAATCGTAGTTTCTCTGAAGAAGAAAAAACAATCCACAGATTATTTGCCCTTCAATCAGCAGTTGCTATAAGGAATGCCCATCTATTCAAAGAGAGAGATAGTCAAAGGCAAAAAACCGACCTTTTGTCCAGAATAAGTATCCAGGTTCAGACTGAGGATGATCTGGATAAGATGCTTTATATTATATTAACTGCAATAACAATTAAAGAGGGACTGTCATTCAATCGTGCTATGCTTTTTCTTCATGATGAATATACTAATTCTCTAAAGGGGAAAATGGCCATTGGTCCTGTAACTAATGAGGAGGCGAAGGAAATCTGGAAGGAAACAATCCAACAAATAACATTTAATAAATGTATCCTAACATATGAGAGCACAAAGGAAATATTCCTTAACACACCTATAAATATAATGGTTAGAAGAATATCAATCCCTTTAGGAATAAAAAGTATATTTTCCGAAAGTCTTAGTGATGGAAAGAGCAGAAATATAAAAAATGCTGAAGAAGAATGTGCTGATGCAATAGGATTAATGGGAGGCCTTTTAGGAAATGCCTTTGCTATTGTTCCCCTTATTGTTAAAGGAAAGGAAATAGGTCTGATAGTTGCAGATAGGAAATATGATAGAAGAGTTATAACACCATTTGACCTTGATATGCTATCCACCTTTGCTAATCAGGTTGAAATTGCTATTGAGAAGAAAAGGCTATTTGATGAAATAACCTCAAGGATAAAAAATCTGGATGAACTTTATAAAACTATGAGCAAAATGGGAAGACCCTCTTCTTTAGATGAGTTTTTAGAATCTATGTGCACCCTTATAGTAAAAACCATTAGAGCAAACTGTAGTATATACCTATATAAGGAAGATAAATTGATTCTTCAAATCTATGATGGGATAGACAAGCAAATATTAATCCGAAAAGAATTCAATATAGGAGAGGGAATACCAGGGACAGTGGCAACACAAGGGTTGATTATGGGAGATACATTCATTGGGGTTTCTATTAAAAGATGTGATGAATTTTTTGGGGTGCTGGTTGTAGATAAGCCATTTTATGAACGCTTTCAACCATTTAAAGAGGATGAAAAGAATTTTCTCCAGATAATAGGAGAATATATAACCCTTAATATGACAAATTTTGCCTTAATCCAAAGGCTGGAAGAAGAAACAAGGGTAAAATCTGAGATACTTCATCATCTTTCCCATACTATAAGAAGTCCACTGGGTGTTTTAGAGATGTATTCTCAGAAACTTTTAGAGGGTAGGGTAAAAAAGGATAAAATGGATAATTATCTTAAAACCATCTCTGATAAAGCTAAAGAATGCCTTGAGATTTCAGAAAACCTTGTGAATACTTCGCTAATAGAGGGAGGAAAAATAGAGATTACCAAAGAAGAATTTGATATAAGCAGCCTAATCAATGAAATCTGTGATAGGCTTTCAGAAAGTCTGAAAGAAAGGGAGTTAAATATAGAAAAAAACATTCCTTCTTCTATTAAGATTATTGGTGATAAGATAAAGATTGGAACATCCATTTATAATATTATCAATAATGCCATTAAGTTCTCAAAAGAGCAAGAAAAGATAGGAATAAACCTTCATGAAGATAGAGATATCATTAAAGTAGAGATAATAAATTATGGACCAATAATCTCTGATGAAGAAAAAGAAAGAATATTTGAAAAATTCTATCAAGGAAAGCCAGAGAAAGACCAAATGCCAAAAGGAGGAATGGGACTTGGTCTTTTTATTGCTCAATTCTATATTAAATTACATAATGGAAGGATACGGATTGAAAGCAAACCTGATGGAGGAACAAGGTTTATAATTATCTTACCAAAAAATGGAGGTATAGAATGA
- a CDS encoding response regulator: protein MKKKILIIDDEPAYLEIIKDEFEEADKEFKVITAMDGEEARKKAKEYIPDLIILDIILPPRKGEVLDRTEGMKILDDLKGNSETKNIKIIILTVIANYISIKMKAEEMKIPFFRKPFDTKELVNTARELFKEE, encoded by the coding sequence ATGAAGAAAAAAATCCTGATAATTGATGATGAACCAGCATATTTAGAGATTATAAAGGATGAGTTTGAAGAGGCAGATAAGGAATTTAAGGTAATTACTGCTATGGACGGGGAAGAAGCAAGAAAAAAGGCAAAGGAGTATATTCCTGATTTAATTATATTGGATATTATCCTTCCTCCAAGAAAAGGTGAGGTTTTAGACAGAACAGAGGGAATGAAAATTCTCGATGATTTAAAGGGAAATTCAGAAACAAAAAATATTAAAATAATCATTTTAACTGTAATAGCAAACTATATTAGCATAAAGATGAAGGCAGAAGAGATGAAGATCCCATTTTTCAGGAAGCCTTTTGATACCAAAGAGTTAGTAAATACAGCAAGAGAACTTTTTAAGGAGGAATAA
- a CDS encoding efflux RND transporter periplasmic adaptor subunit — protein sequence MNIFNLLLKLVNLLIIIIVILIGYKWWNHYGQQTFFPNNSETKEIKVASAKRGKIKYQIVASGKVSSDKIKKIQSKTSGIVKLLSCKEGDKVKAEDVLCIIKSPTIFGNSKEIEKALFHKRVKVLENYLRKTYNNKLEALESAEINYHSTLEKYSQLKLLYQEKAISKQELTESEIAFERAEFQYHSAKFAFEQELELSRVIAPGSGTIILNRVTEGTEVETGSELFLLADMSSLIAKVVVDEADIEEVKIGQKVEISGESFAPLMLSGVVEKIGAYAYQSERGFSGIEVICRINLNKEVAKLLILESSCIAKIIIEEKENALCIPSIALLANEEKTQVFVVNNSQVHLRKVKIGIITQDLVEITDGLKEGEKVVTIGSLDLQPGDYVKIKK from the coding sequence ATGAATATCTTTAATTTGTTATTAAAATTAGTAAATTTGTTAATAATAATTATTGTTATTCTTATTGGATATAAGTGGTGGAACCACTATGGACAGCAGACTTTCTTTCCTAATAACAGTGAGACTAAAGAGATAAAAGTAGCATCTGCAAAAAGAGGCAAGATAAAATATCAAATAGTTGCTTCTGGGAAGGTAAGCTCAGATAAGATAAAAAAGATACAAAGTAAAACATCAGGAATTGTAAAATTACTATCTTGTAAAGAAGGTGATAAGGTAAAAGCAGAAGATGTGCTTTGTATAATTAAAAGTCCAACTATCTTTGGAAATAGTAAAGAAATAGAAAAGGCATTATTTCATAAAAGAGTTAAAGTATTAGAAAACTATCTCCGTAAAACCTATAATAACAAATTAGAAGCATTAGAATCAGCAGAGATAAATTATCACTCTACCTTAGAAAAATATAGCCAATTAAAATTACTCTATCAGGAGAAGGCTATATCCAAACAAGAGCTCACAGAATCTGAAATAGCCTTTGAAAGAGCCGAATTTCAATATCATTCAGCTAAGTTTGCATTTGAGCAAGAATTAGAACTATCAAGGGTTATAGCACCAGGTAGTGGAACTATTATATTAAATCGTGTAACAGAAGGTACAGAAGTAGAGACAGGAAGTGAGTTGTTTTTATTAGCAGATATGTCTTCTCTTATAGCTAAGGTAGTTGTAGATGAGGCTGATATAGAGGAGGTAAAAATTGGGCAGAAAGTAGAGATTAGTGGAGAGAGCTTTGCACCACTTATGTTATCTGGTGTAGTTGAGAAGATAGGTGCTTATGCTTATCAATCGGAACGAGGTTTTTCAGGTATAGAAGTGATTTGTAGGATTAATCTTAATAAAGAAGTTGCTAAATTGCTTATATTAGAATCCTCTTGTATCGCTAAGATAATTATTGAAGAAAAAGAAAATGCACTCTGCATTCCCTCAATTGCACTTTTAGCGAATGAAGAAAAAACTCAAGTATTTGTGGTTAATAATTCACAAGTTCATTTGAGAAAAGTAAAGATTGGAATAATTACTCAAGATTTGGTAGAAATAACAGATGGATTAAAAGAAGGAGAGAAAGTAGTTACCATAGGTAGTTTAGACCTACAACCTGGCGATTATGTAAAGATTAAAAAATGA
- a CDS encoding ABC transporter permease — MSLIDTIKTAVTNLKINKFRSFLTILGVVIGVSAIIIICALGEGNRINVLKEMEKIGADLLWVNTNSQNTNSPSIVIGFEEEDLKAILQLCSKIRAVSFEESLHSVPFKYLNKKAYFTLKGVNASFQKIHRLKLLKGRFISNIDEKIKARICILEDSRHTKEIFGMSNPVGKEVLINQQPFRIVGVVAYKSTISVGEEGMGYLPFSTFQKIFKVFPPQMIYAQAINSSSIEEACAQTKRVLMFRHKQKGVEFVAHSLVETLQATQRLIRLATLVIGGIAAISLIVGGIGIMNIMLVSVTERTKEIGIRLAIGARKRDILCQFLIEAVVLSVSGGVIGIMVGIIIDYFVAPLFNVPIIFPLWAIIVGFIFAAIIGILSGFYPAKKAANLTPIEALRYE, encoded by the coding sequence ATGAGCTTAATAGATACAATAAAAACAGCTGTTACTAATCTCAAAATTAATAAATTTCGTTCTTTTTTAACTATATTAGGGGTAGTAATAGGTGTATCGGCAATTATAATTATTTGTGCCTTAGGTGAAGGGAATCGGATTAATGTATTAAAAGAGATGGAGAAAATTGGAGCTGATTTATTATGGGTAAATACAAATTCTCAAAATACGAATTCGCCTTCTATCGTTATAGGTTTTGAAGAAGAAGATTTAAAAGCTATTTTACAATTGTGCTCTAAAATCAGAGCAGTCTCTTTTGAAGAAAGCCTACATTCAGTTCCTTTTAAATATTTAAACAAAAAAGCATACTTTACATTAAAAGGGGTAAATGCATCTTTTCAAAAAATCCATCGACTTAAACTTCTCAAAGGAAGATTTATCTCTAATATAGATGAAAAAATAAAGGCAAGGATATGTATTTTAGAGGACTCAAGACATACAAAGGAAATATTCGGAATGTCTAATCCTGTTGGTAAAGAGGTATTAATCAATCAACAACCTTTCAGAATAGTTGGTGTAGTAGCATATAAATCCACCATAAGTGTAGGTGAGGAAGGTATGGGATACTTACCATTTTCTACTTTTCAGAAGATATTCAAAGTATTTCCACCTCAGATGATTTATGCTCAAGCAATAAACTCATCTTCTATAGAAGAGGCTTGTGCTCAAACTAAAAGGGTATTAATGTTTAGGCATAAGCAAAAAGGGGTAGAATTTGTTGCTCATTCGTTGGTAGAAACACTTCAGGCTACTCAACGACTAATCAGATTAGCTACATTAGTAATTGGCGGAATTGCGGCTATATCTTTGATAGTTGGAGGAATTGGAATAATGAACATAATGTTAGTTTCGGTTACAGAGCGGACTAAAGAGATAGGCATAAGATTAGCCATTGGAGCCAGAAAGAGGGATATTTTATGTCAATTTTTAATTGAGGCAGTAGTATTAAGTGTAAGTGGTGGGGTAATTGGAATTATGGTAGGAATAATCATTGATTATTTCGTCGCACCATTATTTAATGTGCCTATAATATTCCCCCTCTGGGCAATAATAGTAGGTTTTATATTTGCAGCCATTATTGGGATACTATCAGGATTTTACCCGGCTAAAAAGGCAGCCAACCTTACTCCGATTGAGGCATTGAGATATGAGTAA